One Gimesia aquarii DNA segment encodes these proteins:
- a CDS encoding FAD-dependent oxidoreductase produces MNLIRQFITLCLFATVSTQAVQAEVYDVVIYGGTSAAVTAAVQAKRMGKSVVVVCPDQHLGGLSSGGLGWTDTGNKAVIGGLAREFYHRIWKYYQAPETWKWQKRELYGDKGQGTPAIDGKQRTMWIFEPHVAEQVFEDFVREYKIPVHRNEWLDRQQGVKMSGKNISSITMLNGNIYSGLIFIDATYEGDLMAAADVSYHVGRESNSVYGEKWNGVQTGVLHHKHHFGLRAVKQKISPYCIPGDPSSGLLPRISGANPGKYGAGDDKIQAYCFRMCLTKHAENRVPFPKPEGYDPSQYELLLRIYQAGWRETFAKFDPIPNYKTDTNNHGPMSTDNIGYNYDYPEASYKRRKEIIKEHETYQKGWLYFIANDPRVPSEVQKKMREWGLAKDEFTDNGNWPHQLYIREARRMIGQFVMTENELLKKRPTPNSVGMGSYTMDSHNVQRYVTPEGYVQNEGDIGVSTHGPYQIAYGSLVPKKGECGNLLVPVCVSSSHIAFGSIRMEPVFMILGHSAATAAGIAIDQKLDVQDVPYAVLKEKLVKEGQILEAPPEAKFGRNGVDPAKLKGIVLDDSRADLIGSWEFSRSSKKYVGSGYSHESNSQDGKAIARFETKVPKSGRYEVRYAYTPHGNRSSKVKVAVKHANGEALRTINQKKLPSLDGIFVSLGEYDFVTDEAAVVEVTNEDSDGYVIIDAVQWLPVAK; encoded by the coding sequence ATGAATTTGATTCGTCAATTTATCACATTGTGTCTGTTCGCGACAGTCTCAACTCAAGCTGTGCAGGCAGAGGTATACGATGTGGTGATCTATGGAGGAACTTCAGCCGCGGTGACAGCTGCCGTTCAAGCAAAACGCATGGGCAAGTCAGTTGTCGTTGTTTGCCCTGATCAACATCTTGGTGGATTGTCCAGTGGGGGTTTAGGTTGGACTGATACCGGAAATAAAGCAGTCATAGGTGGGCTGGCACGCGAGTTTTATCATCGGATCTGGAAGTATTATCAGGCTCCAGAAACCTGGAAGTGGCAAAAACGAGAATTGTATGGTGACAAAGGGCAGGGTACTCCTGCCATTGACGGGAAACAAAGGACAATGTGGATCTTTGAGCCACACGTTGCTGAGCAGGTTTTCGAAGACTTTGTTCGAGAATACAAGATTCCCGTACATCGCAATGAATGGTTGGATCGTCAGCAGGGAGTGAAAATGTCAGGTAAGAACATTTCCTCTATTACGATGCTCAACGGTAATATCTATTCTGGTCTCATATTTATTGATGCGACTTATGAAGGTGACCTCATGGCGGCAGCCGATGTCAGCTATCACGTTGGAAGAGAGTCCAATAGTGTATACGGTGAGAAATGGAATGGAGTACAAACTGGTGTATTACATCACAAGCACCATTTTGGTCTCCGAGCCGTCAAACAAAAGATCAGTCCCTATTGTATTCCCGGAGATCCTTCCAGTGGTTTGCTACCTCGTATCAGCGGTGCGAATCCAGGGAAGTATGGTGCCGGTGATGACAAGATTCAGGCATACTGTTTCAGAATGTGCTTAACCAAACATGCCGAAAATCGTGTCCCTTTTCCCAAGCCCGAAGGCTACGATCCGAGCCAGTACGAATTGTTATTGAGAATTTATCAGGCGGGTTGGAGAGAAACCTTCGCAAAATTTGATCCTATTCCCAATTATAAAACGGATACGAACAATCACGGTCCAATGAGTACTGATAACATTGGCTATAATTACGATTATCCCGAGGCCTCTTATAAACGCAGAAAAGAAATTATCAAAGAACATGAGACCTATCAAAAAGGCTGGCTCTATTTTATTGCCAATGATCCGCGCGTTCCAAGTGAAGTACAGAAAAAAATGCGGGAATGGGGACTCGCCAAGGATGAGTTTACTGATAATGGAAACTGGCCACATCAACTCTATATTCGTGAAGCACGTCGGATGATTGGACAGTTTGTGATGACAGAGAATGAACTGTTGAAAAAACGCCCCACACCCAATTCAGTTGGTATGGGATCTTACACAATGGACTCGCATAACGTGCAGCGATATGTCACACCTGAAGGGTACGTTCAAAATGAGGGAGACATCGGTGTTTCAACCCATGGTCCCTATCAGATTGCCTATGGTAGTCTGGTTCCTAAAAAAGGAGAGTGTGGAAATCTGCTTGTACCCGTGTGTGTTTCCAGTTCACATATTGCCTTCGGTTCGATTCGAATGGAACCAGTTTTTATGATTTTAGGACATTCGGCGGCCACAGCAGCCGGCATCGCCATTGATCAAAAATTGGATGTGCAAGATGTACCCTATGCTGTTCTCAAAGAAAAACTAGTCAAAGAAGGGCAAATTCTGGAAGCGCCTCCCGAAGCAAAATTTGGTCGAAATGGTGTGGATCCAGCGAAGTTGAAGGGCATTGTACTCGACGATTCACGGGCCGATCTAATAGGATCATGGGAATTCAGCAGATCGTCGAAAAAATATGTCGGTTCAGGTTATAGTCACGAATCAAACTCACAGGATGGAAAGGCAATCGCTCGATTCGAAACGAAAGTACCGAAATCCGGGCGCTATGAAGTACGCTATGCGTATACTCCTCATGGTAATCGTAGCTCGAAAGTCAAAGTCGCAGTCAAACATGCGAACGGTGAAGCACTTCGCACCATTAATCAGAAGAAGCTGCCGTCACTGGATGGTATTTTTGTTTCGTTGGGAGAATACGACTTTGTAACAGACGAGGCAGCGGTAGTCGAAGTGACAAACGAGGATTCAGACGGTTATGTGATTATTGATGCCGTTCAGTGGCTACCAGTCGCAAAGTGA
- a CDS encoding pectate lyase produces the protein MQKKNAFLTLLLCYVLISIEGLAESSLLAAEKVTKQNIVHTMRKASEYYRDKLAVHGGYVYYYSLDLQQRWGEGKAGPNQIWVQPPGTPTVGLAYLRAWQATGDQFYLDAATDAALSLVYGQLKSGGWTNSIDFNPKSKLTADYRNGKGRGKNNSTLDDGITQSAIQLLIHVDKAHQFQHQKIHQAAMIALNALLEAQFPVGAFPQVWTGPVKKIPAKAANFPKYDWRTEGRIKNYWDYYTLNDGLAGYVSTVLIDAYEIYQDERYQQAVLKLGDFLIEAQLPDPQPAWAQQYNYEMQPIWARKFEPPAITGGESQDAIETLMKIYRFSGDKKYLKPIPKALSYLRKSQLPNGQLARYYALQTNRPLYMTRNGKKYSLTYDDSNLPRHYGWKIDSQLAELQREFNLVKSGKQKQASHLNRRKLMPQVKTILNTLDDQARWISISTGQRLVGQPKFPVNSRFISSEVFSQNLETLSAYLLTLKSD, from the coding sequence ATGCAAAAGAAGAATGCTTTTTTGACTTTGTTGTTATGTTACGTTCTGATTTCGATTGAGGGACTTGCAGAATCTTCATTACTCGCGGCTGAGAAAGTCACGAAACAAAATATTGTTCACACGATGCGTAAGGCGAGTGAGTATTACCGTGACAAACTTGCCGTACATGGAGGTTATGTTTATTACTATAGTCTCGATCTGCAACAACGCTGGGGAGAGGGTAAAGCAGGGCCGAACCAGATTTGGGTACAACCGCCGGGAACTCCTACGGTTGGGTTAGCGTATCTGAGAGCCTGGCAGGCAACGGGAGATCAATTTTATCTTGACGCAGCGACCGATGCCGCACTCTCCCTCGTATACGGGCAGTTGAAATCCGGTGGCTGGACAAATTCGATCGATTTTAATCCTAAGAGTAAATTAACCGCTGATTACCGTAATGGAAAAGGGAGAGGTAAAAATAATTCTACACTTGATGATGGAATTACGCAGTCAGCAATTCAGTTATTAATCCACGTTGATAAAGCGCACCAGTTCCAGCATCAAAAGATTCATCAAGCAGCAATGATCGCTTTGAACGCGTTACTCGAAGCACAATTTCCGGTGGGCGCGTTTCCGCAGGTATGGACGGGACCCGTTAAAAAGATTCCCGCAAAAGCAGCTAACTTTCCCAAGTATGATTGGCGCACGGAAGGACGCATCAAGAATTACTGGGATTACTATACACTAAATGATGGATTGGCAGGCTATGTGTCTACAGTCCTGATAGATGCGTATGAAATCTACCAAGATGAGCGTTATCAGCAGGCAGTATTAAAGCTGGGAGATTTTTTGATTGAAGCTCAGCTACCTGATCCGCAGCCTGCCTGGGCTCAACAATACAATTATGAAATGCAGCCTATATGGGCCCGTAAATTTGAACCACCAGCTATAACCGGCGGAGAATCGCAGGATGCCATCGAAACTTTGATGAAAATATATCGCTTCAGTGGAGACAAAAAATATTTGAAACCGATTCCGAAAGCACTTTCTTATCTGAGGAAATCCCAATTACCGAATGGACAATTAGCACGATACTATGCGTTGCAAACGAATCGACCACTCTACATGACAAGGAATGGAAAAAAATACAGCCTGACCTATGATGACTCGAATTTACCACGGCATTATGGCTGGAAAATCGATTCACAATTGGCGGAACTCCAACGCGAATTCAATTTAGTGAAATCTGGTAAACAGAAACAGGCTTCTCACTTAAACAGGCGTAAATTAATGCCACAGGTCAAAACAATTCTGAATACATTGGATGATCAGGCACGCTGGATTAGCATCAGTACCGGACAACGCCTTGTGGGACAGCCAAAGTTTCCAGTCAATAGTCGTTTTATTTCCAGTGAAGTCTTCAGTCAGAATTTGGAAACTTTGAGCGCTTATTTACTGACATTAAAATCAGATTAG
- a CDS encoding histidine phosphatase family protein, whose protein sequence is MAKREFIPRPEPNVTNLILIRHGATPPNEQRPYILQGCGINPSLSESGQKQVGALSEFLSENSSVNHVYCSPMTRAKETAMAVCQPFGLEPREIAEIHECDVGQWEGKSWDIIMQESPKAYRAFMDNPAENQYEGGESYGDVLNRSEPAMQNLLEQHLGETIAVIAHNVVNRVYLAKLMGLEIKRAKEITQNNTGINIIRHKPNETKVVTMNAIFHLNGIPH, encoded by the coding sequence ATGGCAAAAAGAGAATTCATTCCCCGGCCTGAACCCAATGTCACCAACCTGATTCTCATCAGGCATGGCGCCACACCACCAAATGAACAACGTCCTTATATACTGCAAGGTTGTGGAATCAATCCCAGCCTGAGCGAATCGGGTCAAAAACAAGTTGGTGCTTTGTCTGAGTTCTTGTCCGAAAACAGTTCGGTTAACCATGTGTATTGCAGCCCCATGACACGTGCCAAAGAAACAGCGATGGCTGTCTGCCAACCTTTTGGCTTGGAGCCTCGGGAGATTGCTGAAATCCATGAATGCGATGTGGGGCAATGGGAAGGAAAATCCTGGGATATTATTATGCAGGAATCTCCCAAAGCGTATCGGGCTTTCATGGATAACCCTGCGGAAAATCAGTACGAGGGAGGCGAGTCTTACGGCGATGTTCTAAACCGCTCAGAACCAGCAATGCAGAATCTGCTAGAGCAACATTTGGGTGAAACCATTGCCGTTATTGCTCATAATGTTGTGAATCGAGTCTATCTGGCAAAGTTGATGGGGCTCGAAATCAAAAGAGCAAAAGAGATCACACAAAACAATACTGGTATTAATATTATCAGACATAAACCAAATGAAACCAAAGTGGTCACGATGAACGCCATTTTTCACCTGAATGGTATCCCACACTAA